In Desulfosalsimonas propionicica, one DNA window encodes the following:
- the fliF gene encoding flagellar basal-body MS-ring/collar protein FliF, whose product MEETKPYQKFMENIRNWPLSRKLSLAGVGLLSLILFGVLIFQAGKADFRPLYTDLPRQEAASVTQWLKEEGVAYRLENNGRSIHVPADLVYETRLNLAGQGLPRQGGVGFEIFDKQDFGVTKFTQKVNFQRAMQGELARTIAAMEPVKSARVHLVLPEDRLLREQQKPAKASVVLDIEPGRSLDATQTRSIVHLVSGSIEGLDKNRVTVLDTGGRLLSENRANDPGLVMLPDKLKFKNTLESRLEQRVQSLLDRALGRGNSQVRVTAGLDFTKEDITTEEYDPDSLVPRSEKITESRSGRERGGGVPGTESNLGDNQEAGGSMMTESRNSEVINYEISKTVKQIQRPVGDIKQISAAVLVADTFDPAANDGEGQWVPMAPEKRDSIRTMVSSALGLDADRGDRVEVVSMPFQKEMAEAGTRETSSGVYDYLPYAKYILLLICALLVYLALVRPMIRTLRGQVVAQQQQYAAELPDAYGHQQTKALDAPTALRGELDSFSVTPAQVVKAWLKEG is encoded by the coding sequence ATGGAAGAAACAAAGCCTTATCAAAAATTCATGGAAAATATCCGCAACTGGCCCCTTTCCAGAAAGCTGTCTTTGGCCGGTGTCGGCCTGCTGTCGCTGATTTTGTTCGGGGTGCTGATTTTCCAGGCCGGCAAGGCGGATTTCCGGCCTTTGTATACGGATCTGCCCCGGCAGGAGGCCGCTTCGGTAACCCAATGGCTCAAGGAGGAAGGGGTTGCCTACCGGCTGGAAAACAACGGTCGATCCATTCATGTGCCGGCCGACCTGGTGTATGAAACCCGCCTGAACCTGGCCGGCCAGGGACTTCCCCGGCAGGGCGGGGTGGGATTTGAGATTTTTGATAAGCAGGATTTCGGGGTGACCAAATTTACCCAGAAAGTCAATTTCCAGCGGGCCATGCAGGGCGAACTGGCCCGGACCATTGCGGCCATGGAACCTGTGAAATCCGCCCGGGTCCATCTGGTGCTGCCCGAGGATCGTCTGCTCCGGGAGCAGCAAAAGCCCGCCAAGGCATCCGTGGTCCTGGACATAGAGCCGGGCCGGAGCCTGGATGCCACCCAGACCCGGTCGATTGTTCATTTGGTTTCCGGCAGTATCGAGGGGCTGGATAAAAACCGGGTCACGGTTCTCGATACCGGGGGTCGGCTTTTGAGCGAAAACCGCGCCAATGATCCCGGCCTGGTAATGCTGCCGGATAAGCTGAAATTTAAAAATACCCTTGAAAGCCGTCTGGAACAAAGGGTGCAGTCACTTCTGGACCGGGCCCTGGGTCGGGGCAATTCACAGGTCCGCGTCACCGCAGGCCTGGATTTTACAAAGGAAGACATTACGACCGAGGAATATGATCCGGACAGCCTCGTGCCCAGAAGCGAGAAAATCACTGAAAGCCGCTCCGGGCGCGAGCGGGGCGGCGGGGTTCCGGGGACGGAATCCAACCTGGGAGACAACCAGGAAGCCGGCGGCAGTATGATGACCGAATCCAGAAATTCCGAGGTGATCAATTACGAAATCAGCAAGACGGTCAAGCAGATTCAACGTCCGGTGGGCGATATCAAGCAGATTTCGGCAGCCGTGCTGGTGGCTGACACCTTTGATCCCGCAGCCAATGACGGCGAGGGCCAATGGGTGCCCATGGCGCCTGAAAAGCGTGATTCCATCCGCACAATGGTGTCATCCGCCCTGGGCCTGGACGCCGACCGGGGCGATCGTGTGGAGGTGGTTTCCATGCCCTTTCAAAAGGAAATGGCAGAAGCCGGAACCCGGGAGACATCGTCGGGTGTGTATGATTATCTGCCTTATGCCAAGTACATCTTGCTCCTGATTTGCGCTCTTCTGGTTTATCTGGCACTGGTGCGGCCCATGATCCGGACCTTGCGGGGGCAGGTTGTAGCGCAGCAACAGCAATATGCGGCTGAGCTGCCGGATGCATACGGCCATCAGCAGACAAAGGCGCTGGACGCGCCCACGGCCCTGCGGGGAGAGCTGGACAGTTTTTCCGTAACACCGGCCCAGGTGGTCAAGGCCTGGCTCAAGGAGGGGTAA
- the fliG gene encoding flagellar motor switch protein FliG, which translates to MNKDFSKMSGAEKAAYLLLCLGEETTSEVFKELKDDEVRWISSYMKNVDHVPADLAKQVVDQYRKTQQDYAGLFVDGSEFISNALTSTGDQKRVESLLEDLNSGFDGKPLETISMMEPRMVADLLKNEHPQTVALILSTQKAEHTGNVLQYLPEELRSDVVYRIARIEKVSPEVIQQIEEALQREIGGFVKKDQHHVGGVDKVVEILTRMEKNLEQQILSGIEEVDAETAETIRNSLVTFEDLSNIDNRGMQKILREVKNETLTLALKTSPEGIKEKIYHNISERAAEIIAEDLEALGPVRLSDVERAQQSIVKIALRLEEEGQLVLPGKGQETLV; encoded by the coding sequence ATGAACAAGGATTTTTCAAAAATGAGCGGGGCTGAAAAAGCAGCCTACCTTCTGCTTTGTCTCGGCGAGGAAACAACTTCTGAAGTGTTTAAGGAATTAAAGGACGACGAGGTCCGCTGGATCAGCAGTTACATGAAAAACGTCGATCATGTGCCCGCAGATCTGGCCAAACAGGTGGTGGATCAATACCGCAAAACCCAGCAGGACTATGCCGGATTGTTTGTGGACGGCAGCGAGTTTATCAGCAACGCCCTGACCTCCACCGGTGACCAGAAGCGGGTAGAATCGCTTCTGGAAGATCTGAATTCGGGTTTTGACGGCAAGCCTCTGGAAACCATTTCCATGATGGAACCCCGGATGGTGGCTGATCTGCTGAAAAACGAACATCCCCAGACCGTAGCCCTGATCCTGTCAACCCAAAAGGCCGAGCATACCGGCAATGTTTTGCAATACCTGCCCGAGGAACTGCGTTCTGATGTGGTCTACCGGATCGCACGGATTGAAAAGGTCTCCCCGGAGGTCATCCAGCAGATTGAAGAAGCCCTGCAAAGGGAAATCGGGGGATTTGTCAAAAAGGATCAGCATCACGTGGGCGGTGTGGATAAAGTTGTCGAAATTTTGACACGAATGGAGAAAAACCTGGAACAGCAGATTTTATCCGGCATTGAGGAGGTCGACGCGGAAACCGCGGAAACCATCCGCAATTCCCTGGTGACCTTTGAGGACCTGAGCAATATTGATAACCGCGGCATGCAGAAAATCCTGCGTGAGGTCAAAAATGAAACCCTCACCCTGGCATTGAAAACCTCGCCTGAAGGCATCAAGGAAAAGATTTACCACAACATCAGTGAACGGGCGGCTGAAATTATCGCAGAAGACCTGGAAGCCCTGGGTCCGGTGCGGCTGTCAGACGTGGAGCGGGCCCAGCAAAGTATCGTCAAAATCGCCCTGCGGCTCGAAGAGGAAGGTCAGCTGGTCTTGCCGGGGAAAGGACAGGAAACCCTTGTCTAG
- a CDS encoding FliH/SctL family protein has product MSRIFHAGSDVACQPVRFADLEQAGGMGEGLFVPLWPAAEATDKSEPKPGDAKPAEKPRRDQGPAMTETAPELSEPDDVKNPESAVDLEAVKKEAYTRGKKEGRAEAEKKLHTSAQALAEALEQISRLRESLLLKSREDMVRLIMGVARQVIHREISEKKDIIVSTVAGALEAAVADDEYYIRVHPDDLEMVKDHEPLFLAAMKGLRNIYFISDENISPGGCKAESRGGDVDATIESQLGEIEQHLKRAVV; this is encoded by the coding sequence TTGTCTAGAATATTTCATGCAGGAAGCGATGTTGCGTGTCAGCCGGTTCGTTTTGCCGATCTGGAACAGGCCGGGGGCATGGGAGAGGGCCTTTTTGTTCCCCTGTGGCCTGCAGCCGAAGCAACGGATAAAAGCGAACCCAAACCCGGCGATGCCAAACCGGCTGAAAAACCGCGCCGGGATCAAGGCCCGGCCATGACCGAAACAGCCCCTGAATTGTCTGAACCCGATGATGTAAAGAACCCGGAATCTGCCGTTGATCTGGAGGCGGTAAAAAAGGAAGCCTATACCCGGGGCAAAAAAGAGGGCCGGGCCGAAGCGGAAAAAAAACTGCACACAAGCGCCCAGGCCCTTGCCGAAGCTCTGGAGCAGATCAGCCGGCTGCGCGAGTCTCTGCTTTTAAAAAGCCGCGAAGACATGGTCCGGCTGATCATGGGCGTGGCCCGGCAGGTGATCCACAGGGAGATTTCGGAAAAAAAGGACATTATTGTCAGCACTGTGGCCGGTGCTTTGGAGGCGGCGGTGGCAGATGACGAATATTATATCCGTGTGCATCCCGATGATCTGGAAATGGTCAAAGACCATGAACCCCTTTTTCTGGCGGCCATGAAGGGGCTGCGCAACATTTATTTCATCTCTGATGAAAATATTTCCCCTGGCGGGTGTAAGGCTGAATCCCGGGGCGGGGATGTGGATGCCACAATCGAGTCCCAGCTCGGGGAAATCGAGCAGCATCTCAAAAGGGCGGTTGTCTGA
- the fliI gene encoding flagellar protein export ATPase FliI, whose protein sequence is MDRVVSSLKQFNPMRVRGKVTRIVGMVIEGHCPSATIGSLCEIMPLNGGQCIWAEVVGFRDQSALLMPLGEMHGLGSGSLIRVMDASAHIQVGPDMLGRVVDAMANPVDGKGAIEYTDYRRLYQAPPSPMERSPINDPLDLGVRSINGLLTCGTGQRMGIMAGSGVGKSVLLGMMARNTRADVNVIALIGERGREVREFIEDDLGEDGLARSVVVTATSDQSPLLRMRGAFIAMSVAEYFCAQGKHVLLLMDSVTRFAMAMREIGLAVGEPPTTKGYTPSVFSRLPKLLERAGNFSDMGSITGLFTVLVEGDDMNEPVADAVRSILDGHIVLSRDIAARNHYPAIDVLHSTSRVMNRLVDEPHARHSARIREILAVYAEQEDLINIGAYQPGSNPKIDNALKFIEPVNHFLRQDLSEQATMEQTRKQMKKLFEKET, encoded by the coding sequence ATGGATCGTGTTGTCAGCTCCCTTAAGCAGTTTAATCCCATGCGGGTTCGGGGAAAAGTCACCCGGATTGTGGGCATGGTCATAGAAGGCCATTGCCCCAGTGCGACCATTGGTTCGTTGTGCGAGATCATGCCCCTCAACGGCGGCCAGTGCATATGGGCCGAGGTGGTTGGGTTCAGGGACCAGTCGGCCCTTCTCATGCCCCTGGGGGAAATGCACGGTCTGGGTTCCGGAAGCCTGATCCGGGTGATGGATGCCAGCGCCCATATCCAGGTGGGCCCGGATATGCTGGGTCGGGTGGTGGATGCCATGGCAAACCCTGTGGACGGCAAAGGGGCCATTGAATATACGGATTATCGCCGGCTCTATCAGGCTCCGCCGAGTCCCATGGAACGAAGCCCCATTAATGACCCCCTGGACCTGGGGGTCCGGAGTATCAATGGTCTGCTGACCTGCGGTACAGGCCAGAGAATGGGCATCATGGCCGGCTCGGGCGTGGGCAAAAGCGTTCTGCTCGGAATGATGGCCCGCAACACCCGGGCGGATGTCAATGTGATTGCCCTGATCGGTGAACGGGGCCGGGAAGTGCGGGAGTTTATCGAAGACGATTTGGGCGAGGACGGGCTTGCCCGCTCCGTGGTGGTGACAGCCACCTCGGATCAGTCCCCGCTTCTGCGCATGCGCGGGGCGTTTATTGCCATGTCCGTGGCGGAATATTTTTGTGCCCAGGGCAAGCACGTGCTGCTGCTGATGGATTCAGTGACTCGTTTTGCCATGGCCATGCGCGAAATCGGGCTGGCTGTGGGCGAGCCGCCCACCACCAAGGGATATACACCCTCGGTTTTTTCGCGCCTGCCCAAGCTGCTGGAACGCGCGGGCAATTTTTCAGACATGGGCAGTATCACGGGCCTTTTTACAGTGCTCGTGGAAGGCGACGACATGAATGAGCCCGTGGCAGACGCGGTACGCTCCATACTCGACGGTCATATTGTCCTGTCAAGGGATATCGCGGCCAGAAACCACTACCCGGCCATTGATGTGCTGCATTCCACCAGCCGGGTCATGAACCGGCTGGTGGATGAGCCGCATGCGCGGCACAGCGCCCGGATCCGGGAAATCCTGGCCGTATATGCCGAACAGGAGGACCTGATCAATATCGGCGCCTACCAGCCCGGCAGCAACCCGAAAATCGACAATGCCCTGAAATTCATCGAGCCGGTAAACCATTTTCTGCGTCAGGATTTGTCCGAACAAGCCACCATGGAGCAGACCCGGAAGCAGATGAAAAAACTGTTTGAAAAGGAGACTTGA
- the fliJ gene encoding flagellar export protein FliJ: MKSFKLQSLLDYRKRLSDQAHQAVVVAMEHKNAVAEARRQAEKERQRLCLELESAKAGHFRMEEVLLYQQCICAKQDQLRRLEEKQARAEAAVAEKQQKLVKARQKKRILEKLRQKRSDAEEKNQARQERLITDEVAILGFGGGK, encoded by the coding sequence ATGAAATCGTTTAAACTCCAGTCCCTGCTGGATTACCGGAAACGGCTTTCCGATCAGGCACATCAGGCGGTTGTGGTTGCCATGGAGCATAAAAACGCGGTGGCCGAAGCGCGCAGGCAGGCGGAAAAGGAAAGACAGCGCCTCTGCCTGGAGCTTGAATCAGCCAAGGCCGGCCATTTTCGTATGGAAGAGGTGCTTTTGTACCAACAGTGTATATGTGCAAAACAGGATCAGTTGCGCCGGCTGGAGGAAAAACAGGCCCGGGCCGAGGCAGCGGTGGCCGAAAAGCAGCAGAAATTGGTAAAGGCCAGGCAGAAAAAGCGAATTCTGGAAAAGCTCAGGCAAAAACGCAGCGATGCGGAAGAGAAAAATCAGGCCCGCCAGGAGCGCCTGATAACAGATGAGGTGGCAATTCTGGGATTCGGAGGGGGAAAATGA
- a CDS encoding MotE family protein translates to MKLGLQVIVCMAAVALAGLAAPDARAQEPEVIFECEDIGTEARRMLDRLQQERRKFAERERQLDRRENELKILQEEVDKKIEQLKTLRSKLDQMLAEKEQTENEKVKQLSKIYQKRNPAGAAASLAAMDKDLAVSVLSMMRDKYAGEILDNMEQETAVAYSTSLGRLNP, encoded by the coding sequence ATGAAGCTCGGTCTGCAGGTGATTGTCTGTATGGCGGCAGTGGCCCTGGCTGGCCTGGCTGCACCAGATGCCCGGGCCCAGGAGCCGGAGGTAATTTTTGAGTGCGAAGACATCGGCACCGAGGCCCGCAGGATGTTGGACCGGCTCCAGCAGGAGCGGAGGAAATTCGCTGAGCGGGAAAGGCAGCTGGATCGGCGCGAAAATGAATTAAAGATTTTGCAGGAGGAGGTCGATAAGAAAATCGAGCAGCTAAAGACACTTCGTTCAAAACTTGACCAAATGCTGGCTGAAAAAGAGCAGACGGAAAATGAAAAAGTCAAACAGCTCAGCAAAATCTATCAGAAACGCAATCCCGCCGGCGCAGCAGCAAGTCTGGCGGCCATGGACAAGGATCTGGCGGTATCGGTTCTCTCCATGATGCGGGATAAATACGCAGGCGAGATATTAGACAACATGGAACAGGAAACAGCCGTGGCCTACAGTACCTCCCTGGGCCGGCTCAATCCGTAA
- a CDS encoding flagellar hook-length control protein FliK — protein sequence MHANTATSRDCLQGPGTEGGCAGKDAHNAANFWQMLVRTAGSEGGKVMETAGTGGQSQVISDREMEQLLGQILDFLEKNGLSAGILNSAFDPDGRVDMPGRGNSSGQARVLENLLVNGGFGQSAGQNGDLTAVFEDAMNSGPDSEIRRIVAQIAGGPAGHDSRSETGQSMRVLLQSLVDNLKNGQKNVPESGGRAGRIDSQGGSQATAERSYHLMPETPVVLKNSVQGQGAAGAANAGLSADTAMQALQELAAKTARGNELPEDTNSLQVRLQASEKSDEFQLIENSAKTGRTARPQQESGSDNLRAMLDSLVSGNMEKAVAAERTENRQNLLKDGGGPTGVNMNTSATTTGLLERVENAANVVQPGGASFDSQVKAAENQVVNQVSVRLFTGVRQGSGNMTIQIHPPELGSVKVKLVSEQGSLHVHLHPQNQQVAAILERHLPALHQSLADQGIDLSGLQVSVDSGTDQNASGFEDQEGDFPADRRTFNGEAESDENRLAQSAESENPAAYNQASGLSLRV from the coding sequence ATGCACGCAAACACCGCTACCTCCCGGGATTGCCTCCAGGGCCCTGGCACTGAGGGCGGATGCGCCGGCAAGGATGCCCACAACGCAGCCAATTTTTGGCAAATGCTTGTACGGACGGCGGGGTCAGAGGGCGGCAAGGTCATGGAGACCGCCGGAACCGGGGGGCAATCCCAGGTGATTTCAGATCGGGAGATGGAGCAATTGCTGGGACAGATCCTTGACTTTCTGGAAAAGAACGGGCTTTCGGCCGGCATTCTGAATTCTGCTTTTGACCCCGACGGGCGGGTTGATATGCCGGGCCGCGGGAACAGTTCAGGCCAGGCCCGGGTTCTGGAAAATCTGCTTGTCAACGGCGGTTTTGGCCAAAGCGCCGGGCAGAACGGCGATTTAACGGCCGTGTTTGAAGATGCCATGAATTCAGGACCGGACAGCGAGATTCGCCGGATCGTGGCACAAATAGCAGGTGGACCGGCCGGACACGACAGCCGGTCTGAAACGGGTCAATCCATGCGCGTGCTGCTGCAGTCCCTGGTGGACAATTTAAAGAACGGGCAGAAAAACGTTCCGGAATCCGGGGGCCGGGCGGGCCGCATCGATTCTCAGGGAGGCAGCCAGGCAACTGCAGAGCGCTCTTATCATTTGATGCCGGAAACCCCGGTAGTATTGAAAAATTCCGTTCAGGGACAAGGTGCGGCAGGTGCTGCCAATGCCGGTCTGTCCGCGGATACGGCCATGCAGGCCCTGCAGGAATTGGCAGCCAAAACCGCCCGGGGAAACGAACTGCCCGAAGACACGAATTCCCTGCAGGTCCGGCTTCAGGCATCAGAGAAATCCGATGAATTTCAATTGATTGAAAATTCCGCCAAGACCGGGCGAACCGCCCGGCCTCAACAGGAATCCGGTTCTGATAATCTCCGGGCCATGCTCGACTCCCTGGTCTCCGGCAACATGGAAAAAGCCGTGGCCGCGGAAAGGACGGAAAACCGACAGAACCTGTTAAAGGACGGCGGCGGCCCGACTGGTGTGAACATGAATACGTCGGCCACGACCACCGGGTTGCTTGAGCGGGTGGAAAATGCCGCCAATGTGGTTCAGCCCGGGGGGGCTTCGTTTGACAGCCAGGTAAAGGCAGCGGAAAATCAGGTGGTCAACCAGGTTTCCGTGCGCCTGTTTACCGGTGTGCGCCAGGGATCGGGCAATATGACCATTCAGATTCACCCCCCGGAGCTCGGCAGCGTGAAGGTCAAACTCGTTTCTGAGCAGGGGAGCCTGCACGTTCACCTTCATCCCCAGAACCAGCAGGTGGCCGCCATTCTGGAGCGGCACCTGCCGGCCCTGCATCAGTCACTGGCCGATCAGGGCATTGATCTTTCGGGCCTTCAGGTCAGCGTGGATTCCGGCACGGATCAGAATGCTTCCGGCTTTGAGGACCAGGAAGGGGATTTTCCGGCCGATCGGAGAACTTTCAACGGTGAAGCGGAATCCGATGAAAACCGTTTGGCCCAATCAGCGGAATCTGAGAACCCGGCGGCTTACAATCAGGCTTCGGGTCTGAGCCTGCGGGTATAA
- a CDS encoding flagellar hook assembly protein FlgD: MNAIETLQQSTGSAGAAEASKLAAKDLGKDDFLKLLVSQLEHQDPLNPSDPTEFTAQLAQFSSLEQLTNISESMASINTLSSEFGRLSALSLIDRNVVVNDNAFVFDGEQAQLGFSFQDSVESATLYIQNENGQTVGRVEAPAPGSEENWVTWDGTSSSGQPLDPGKYSFSAVGKNADGEETEGRALVESRITGADFSDSDQTLLTDNGPVQVSEITRVR, encoded by the coding sequence ATGAACGCCATTGAAACGCTCCAGCAGTCAACCGGGTCAGCAGGTGCAGCCGAGGCATCCAAGCTGGCGGCCAAGGATCTGGGCAAAGACGATTTTTTAAAACTCCTGGTTTCCCAGCTGGAACACCAGGATCCGCTCAATCCCAGCGACCCCACTGAATTTACCGCCCAACTGGCCCAGTTTAGTTCACTGGAGCAGCTCACCAACATCAGTGAAAGCATGGCGTCCATCAACACCCTGTCCTCGGAATTCGGACGGCTCTCTGCGCTCTCGCTTATTGACCGGAATGTGGTGGTCAATGACAATGCTTTTGTTTTTGACGGCGAGCAGGCCCAACTGGGTTTTTCCTTCCAGGATTCCGTGGAGTCAGCCACCCTTTATATTCAAAATGAAAACGGCCAGACCGTGGGCAGGGTCGAAGCGCCTGCCCCGGGAAGCGAAGAGAACTGGGTGACCTGGGATGGCACCAGCAGTTCGGGCCAACCCCTTGACCCGGGGAAATACAGTTTTTCGGCTGTGGGCAAAAACGCCGATGGCGAGGAAACCGAGGGCCGGGCTCTGGTGGAAAGCCGGATTACCGGTGCGGATTTCTCGGATTCAGATCAGACTCTGCTGACCGACAACGGGCCGGTGCAGGTTTCGGAAATCACCCGGGTGCGGTAA
- a CDS encoding flagellar hook protein FlgE, protein MSLGGAMNSGISGLRSFSSAMGVIGNNLANSNTAGFKASRTLFADLIPDTVSGSGGTSQVGRGSGLSTVDDIFTQGSIESTSSSLDLAIEGTGFFMVRNPDAQASSFTRSGAFRLNEEGYMVNPENYVVQGYDHIGGGEFQDLAGDIQINTRSSVPGEASSMVELTTNLNANTDTNKAATPGQAAIGITGGQAGSVDGVDIIINGTGLVDGDFDFSSVGAGWGDVTDADELATVLNTASNLSASYDNVTETLTLTTEAGDTLDTGSGFLEDGGTAVGNLISHYDGDGWDINNPVASSDFATTSEVYDTLGNTHLITTYFSKTDLNQWEYNQVVAGSELDMAAGIFTAEDISLDSEGEIDQVRVGTGNVGFDDSGLLNTINGQTQQDMGSAWPEVSIAEDKLVWDNGSSQGDPLGYSMNLTQFATESRVVTQQSDGYSSGYLNDISVDNEGIITGTYSNGESRSLARLALGKFANENGLEKLGNNLYSPTRDSGPADIGTPGAGFGRIFSNSLEQSTVDIAEEFTRMITTQRSFQANSKTITTTDEMLSEVINIKR, encoded by the coding sequence ATGAGTTTAGGCGGTGCAATGAACAGCGGCATTTCCGGGCTTCGATCCTTTTCCAGCGCCATGGGCGTGATCGGAAACAACCTGGCAAACTCCAACACCGCAGGTTTCAAGGCCAGCAGAACGCTATTTGCAGACCTGATCCCGGACACGGTATCGGGCTCGGGCGGAACCAGCCAGGTGGGAAGAGGCTCGGGGCTGTCCACTGTGGATGATATTTTCACCCAGGGCTCCATTGAAAGCACCAGTTCCAGCCTGGACCTGGCCATCGAGGGCACCGGCTTTTTCATGGTCCGCAACCCGGATGCCCAGGCCAGCAGCTTTACCCGCTCCGGGGCTTTCCGGCTAAACGAGGAAGGCTACATGGTCAACCCCGAAAATTATGTGGTGCAGGGCTATGACCATATTGGAGGCGGCGAGTTCCAGGACCTGGCCGGTGATATCCAGATCAATACCCGCTCCTCTGTGCCCGGAGAAGCATCTTCCATGGTGGAGTTGACAACCAACCTCAATGCCAACACGGACACCAACAAGGCCGCTACCCCGGGTCAGGCGGCCATCGGCATTACGGGTGGACAGGCCGGGAGTGTGGACGGGGTTGATATCATTATAAACGGCACCGGGCTTGTTGATGGAGACTTTGATTTTTCCTCAGTCGGAGCCGGTTGGGGAGACGTAACAGACGCGGATGAGCTTGCCACTGTGTTAAATACCGCGTCCAATCTTTCAGCTTCCTATGATAATGTTACAGAGACGCTCACCCTGACCACCGAAGCCGGTGACACCCTGGATACCGGATCCGGTTTCCTGGAAGACGGGGGCACGGCAGTTGGAAATCTGATAAGCCACTATGACGGCGACGGGTGGGATATCAACAACCCCGTGGCCTCATCGGACTTTGCCACCACATCGGAGGTATATGATACTCTGGGCAATACCCATCTGATTACCACCTATTTCAGCAAAACCGATCTCAATCAATGGGAGTATAATCAGGTGGTGGCCGGGTCAGAACTGGACATGGCCGCGGGCATTTTCACCGCTGAGGACATCTCCCTGGATTCAGAAGGCGAAATTGATCAGGTCCGGGTTGGCACCGGCAATGTTGGTTTTGATGATTCCGGTCTTCTCAATACCATTAACGGCCAGACGCAGCAGGATATGGGAAGCGCGTGGCCGGAAGTCAGCATAGCAGAAGACAAGCTGGTGTGGGACAACGGTTCCAGCCAGGGAGATCCCCTGGGCTACAGCATGAACTTAACCCAGTTTGCCACTGAATCCCGGGTGGTCACCCAGCAGTCAGACGGCTACAGCTCCGGGTATCTCAATGATATCAGCGTGGACAACGAAGGGATTATCACGGGCACTTACTCCAATGGCGAATCCCGCTCCCTGGCCCGGCTGGCCCTGGGCAAGTTTGCCAATGAAAACGGCCTGGAAAAGCTGGGCAACAACCTCTACTCCCCCACACGGGATTCCGGGCCTGCGGATATCGGAACCCCGGGAGCGGGTTTCGGCCGGATTTTTTCCAACTCTCTGGAGCAGTCCACCGTGGACATTGCCGAGGAATTTACCCGGATGATCACCACCCAGCGCTCGTTTCAGGCCAACTCAAAGACCATTACCACAACGGATGAGATGTTAAGTGAAGTGATCAATATCAAGCGGTAG
- a CDS encoding motility protein A, whose protein sequence is MDFSTLLGIVAAFGLMLMAIMSGSGIMVFVEPQSIMIVAGGTLGALLVHYPFGEVRRAFSVAQKTFFYKEVPPLQLIEQLTEFAGKARKEGLLSLQAMAKQVEDPFLVKGLQMAADGHEPEALEHMMVREIDYIRERHESGAEIFAALGTYAPAIGMVGTLIGLVQMLQSMDDPSTIGPAMAIALLTTFYGSVAANVIFLPMSGKLKTRSQHELLKKELIVEGMNSILAGENPRVMEQKLHAYLQPKDRQSVFQKKKKK, encoded by the coding sequence ATGGATTTTTCAACGCTTCTGGGTATTGTGGCTGCTTTCGGACTGATGCTTATGGCGATCATGAGCGGCAGCGGCATTATGGTTTTTGTCGAACCCCAGTCCATCATGATCGTTGCCGGGGGCACCCTTGGCGCCCTTCTGGTGCACTATCCTTTTGGCGAGGTGCGCCGGGCTTTTTCCGTGGCGCAGAAGACCTTTTTTTACAAGGAAGTCCCGCCTCTGCAGCTCATTGAGCAGTTAACCGAGTTTGCCGGCAAGGCCAGAAAAGAAGGGCTTCTTTCGCTGCAGGCCATGGCCAAGCAGGTGGAGGACCCGTTTCTGGTCAAGGGCCTGCAGATGGCTGCTGACGGCCATGAGCCCGAAGCCCTGGAGCATATGATGGTCCGGGAAATCGACTATATCCGTGAACGTCATGAAAGCGGGGCCGAGATTTTCGCTGCTCTGGGCACTTATGCTCCGGCTATCGGTATGGTGGGCACCCTGATCGGACTGGTGCAGATGCTCCAGAGCATGGATGATCCCTCCACCATTGGCCCGGCCATGGCCATAGCGCTGCTGACCACATTTTACGGCTCTGTTGCGGCCAATGTGATTTTTCTGCCCATGTCCGGGAAACTCAAGACCCGGTCCCAGCACGAGCTGCTCAAAAAGGAGCTGATCGTGGAAGGCATGAACTCGATTCTGGCCGGGGAAAACCCCCGGGTCATGGAACAGAAGCTTCACGCCTACCTCCAGCCCAAGGACCGGCAGAGCGTGTTTCAGAAAAAAAAGAAAAAATAG